TCCGGGTACTTGATGCCCAGGTTCAATTCGTCCGTGAGGCTGACTTCCAGCACCTGGATATCAATGGTCACCTCCGACTGCGCGATATCAATGGCCTCGACCATCTTTTCCACCGCGCTCAGGGTGTCCAACCCGTCACGCACGATCACCGCATTCAGGCGCTCGTCCACCAGCACTTCCTTGGGCTTGAGCACTTGCTTGATCTCGGCGGCAACGACTTTGGCGTCGCCATGGCTCAGGTAAAAAGTACGCACTGCCAACTCGCGGTATTCACGTTCTTTGTCTGGGCGTTTGGGGTAGATCAGGATCGTGTTGCGGTTGAGGATTTTCTTGTCCAGGCCTTGGGTGGTCAGCAGCAGGTTCAGGGCGTCTTCGGCAGTGGTGCGGGTGGCTGTCATGCTCGCCGAGGCACTGGGGTTCACGTCTTTGTCGATGACAAAGTTGACCCCCGACAAACGCGCGATGGTTTCGAAAATCGTGGTCAGGCTTTGGGCGCTGAACTCCAGGCTCAAGGGTTTGCGCATGGCGTCAGTGAGGTCTGCGCTGAGGTAGTCGGCGCTCACCAGCTCGCGGGTCAGCGCATTGCGAAAGTCCAACGCTTCTCGGTAATTGGGTTTTTGCGCGATGATCTGGCGCACCAGGTTGAGTGCTTCCACCGGGTTGGCGCGTTTCATTTCGTAGGCGCGTGCCAGTTGTGGGCGCAGTTGCTTCATGTCCTGGATACTTTGGATTTCCTGACGTGCCCCAAGGTTGCTGGGGTCGTATTTGAGGATGGTTTCCAGCGCCTGGATGGCGGCCACGTCGTCGCCGCGCATCAGGGCGGTGCTGGCCTCGCGGCTGTATTGGGCGACCAGCAGTTCCAGTTTGCCGAATTGCGCGGTGCGTAATTGCACGTCGTCGGGGGATTGCCTGGCTTCGGCTTGCAGCACCTCGACCGAGCGCACGATGTCGCCTTTCTGGCGCAATTCATCGCTTTGCTTGAT
The Pseudomonas poae DNA segment above includes these coding regions:
- a CDS encoding general secretion pathway protein GspD; translated protein: MANRSRMSLSLMLALLGACQAQNAIKQSDELRQKGDIVRSVEVLQAEARQSPDDVQLRTAQFGKLELLVAQYSREASTALMRGDDVAAIQALETILKYDPSNLGARQEIQSIQDMKQLRPQLARAYEMKRANPVEALNLVRQIIAQKPNYREALDFRNALTRELVSADYLSADLTDAMRKPLSLEFSAQSLTTIFETIARLSGVNFVIDKDVNPSASASMTATRTTAEDALNLLLTTQGLDKKILNRNTILIYPKRPDKEREYRELAVRTFYLSHGDAKVVAAEIKQVLKPKEVLVDERLNAVIVRDGLDTLSAVEKMVEAIDIAQSEVTIDIQVLEVSLTDELNLGIKYPESVGVSVGNLANVPAGLAGTPISALRGINGDNILLDAGSTSARINMLQRSGNTVTLANPRVRVRNREEAAVNIGDKIPVVTTTTANQITTSSVSYQDVGLQITVKPNISLSDEVNLELNVEMSHITKRIPGSENVPATFELGSRSTKTLLTARNNETQVVSGLIRTADVDEGSGLPWLSQIPWLGNKLFGTNQNTQQKTEIILLLTPRIERNLDLPISQISTFHSGTEARSSTEGMILRDTTEKMILKPLGGDPTPAIPPPMQQPDANWAPLPPPLPDLVPKPAPAPAPPPQTQ